CATCGGGCTGGAGACCGCCCGGCAGTTCCTCACCGAAGGAGCGGCAGCTGTCGCGATCACCGGCCGCTCACGGGAACGGCTGGAGGAGGCCGCCCGGCAACTCGACGGCCCGCTGCTGCCCATCCTCAGCGACGCCGGCGACGTGCCCGGCCAGGCGGCACTCGCGGCGCGGCTGCGGCAGGAGTGGCCGCGGCTCGACATCGTGATGAGCAACGCCGCCGACGTCACCCATCTGCCGATCGAGCAATGGACGGAGGAGTCCTTCGACAGGCTCCTCGCCACCAATCTCAAGGGGCCGTTCTTCCTGGTCAAAGCCTTGCTGCCACTCCTGTCGCGGCAGGCCTCGGTCATCCTCGTCGGCTCCGTCTCCGCCTTCGTCGGGCACGAGAACGCGGCGGTCTACGGCGCCGCCAAGGCGGGCCTGCTGTCCTTGTCCCGAGGGCTGACCTACGAGCTGAAGGACCGGGGCATCCGGGTCAACGGGCTGAGCCCGGGGCCGACCCTCACCGACACGTTCAAGTCGCTCGGCCCCGAGCGGCAGGCCGCCGTCTACGACGAACTCCGGCGGACCGTGCCCCTCCACCGCATCGGCACGGCCACCGAGCTGGCGAAGGCCGCCGTCTACCTGGCCTCCGACGAGTCCGCCTACACCGCCGGCACCGTCCTGCGCGTCGATGGCGGCATCGGAGAGCTCGCCTACTGAGGCGCCTTCGTCGGCAGTCTGCTCGCGTTCACGGCGATGCGGCTGGTTGACGTGCTGCGCACTGCCCGGCCCGGGGCAGCTGATGCGGCCCCTGACCCGTCAGAACCTGGCCGGTGCGCCGAACCCCAGCCCGAGGAAGGCCGCGAACCCGCAGGCGGCGATCATGATCAGCAGGTTGGCGGCGGCGAGCCCGGCATGGTGGTGTTGCCGAAGGTGGACGGTCTCCACCATGGCGGTGCTGAAGGTGGTGTAGCCGCCGAGGAATCCGACGCCGAGGACGTCGCGCCAGCCGGTGGCGACCTCGGCGGCCATCCACAGGCCGGTCAGCAGCCCGAGCAGGAAGGCCCCGGAGATGTTGATCAGCATGGTGGCCAGCGGGATGGTCGTGGGCCAGCGGGAACGTACCAGGCCGTCGAGGACGAAGCGGGCGGCGGCGCCCAGCGCGCCGGACAGGCCGACCAGCAGCGTCGTCGTCACGGTCACCGGCGGCGTCCGTCGTCAGGGCCCATGCAGGTGTGCGGCGAGCGGCGGGCGCCCGCGGCCAGGACGCCGAGATGGGCCGCGGCCAGGCCACCGAGCAGGGTCAGCGCGCCGTATCCGAGCGCGAGCACCGGGTGCCCGCGCAGGTTCAGCACGTCGAGGTCGACGGCCAGGGCGCTGTAGGTGGTGAAGGCGCCGAGCAGGCCGGTGCCCGCCAGCAGGCGCAGGTCCCGGCGCGTCCGGCTCTCCTGGCCGCGCCCGGCGAGCGCGGTCAGTAGCCAGGCCAGCGCGAACGCGCCGGCCACGTTGACCACGACGGTGGCCACCGGGACCCCGCCCACAGGCGCGACCAGCTGGGCGACGCCATGGCGCAGCAGGGTGCCGACGGCGCCGCCGGCCATGACCAGGGCGATGAGGCGCGGACGCAGGTAGGCGGGGCGGGCGGGCACGGCGGGGTCAGTCGTTCCAGTAGCGCTGTTCACGCCACGGGTCGCCGTAGTTGTGGTAGCCGGCTCGTTCCCAGAAGCCCGGCTGGTCGTGTTCCAGCAGCCGGATGCCCCGCACCCATTTGGCGGACTTCCACAGATACAGGTGCGGGACCAGCAACCGGGCCGGGCCGCCGTGTTCGGCGGGCAGCGGAGCCCCGTCGAAGGTGTGGGCGATCCAGGCCTGGCCGTCGCGCACATCGTCCAGGGGCAGGTTGGTGGTGTAGCCGCCGTGGCAGTAGACCGACGCGAACCGGGCGTTCGTCTCCACCCCGGCCAGCAGCACGTCCAAGGACACGCCCTGCCAGTCGGTGTCGAACTTCGACCAGCCGGTGACACAGTGGATATCGGTGTGCGGGCTGTCCTGCGGCAGGTCCAGCAGCTCGGCCCAGCTCCAGGTGCGTTCCGCGCCGGTCTCTGTGATCAGCGTGAAGCTCCAGCCGGCGGTGCTGACGTGCGGGGTGGGCCCGGCGCTCAGTACGGGAAAGCCACTGGTCAGGGTCTGGCCGGGCGGCAGCCGATCGTTCCGCTGACCGCGCCCGGAAAAGCCACGGGAGATGACGGCCATGGTCAGATCCTCCCGAGGGGCCGGGTGTCGAGCCTGACGAGGCCGGGCATCGCGCCGATGATCCCGCCGGGAGCCTCGATCATGGTCATCAGCACGTTGCCGCAGGTGCGGCAGTGCAGCGCGGTCCCGGCGGCCGGGCCGTAGACGAGCGCCTCGGCCAGCGGCGCGTGCTGGTCACAGGCGGCGCACACTCCGTGCGCGGCGGTCATGTCCCGGCCGAAGAACGCGGCCAGCGGGCCGGCCGCGGCGTTGCCGTCGATGGGTGACATGCGGATCCTCTCGTGGACGGCTGCGCGGGTCAGCCGTGGCGTTCGGTACGGGTACCGGCCGGCGGGTGGGCGGGACCGGTCAGGAGATCGGCGTAGTGCTCCGGCCGGCCGGGCCGCCACGGTGGCCGCGCCGGTCGGCGGGTGTCGTCAGGTGCGCAGGAACTCGATCAGGTCGTTGTTGAACTTCTCCTTGTCGCCCGGCACCAGCGCGATGCCGTGCGAGCCGCCCTGGTACACCTTGTACACACAGTCCGGGATGATCTTGGCGGACTTGTCGGCGGACGCCGCGA
The nucleotide sequence above comes from Nonomuraea gerenzanensis. Encoded proteins:
- a CDS encoding SDR family oxidoreductase — protein: MGRLAGKYALITGGTSGIGLETARQFLTEGAAAVAITGRSRERLEEAARQLDGPLLPILSDAGDVPGQAALAARLRQEWPRLDIVMSNAADVTHLPIEQWTEESFDRLLATNLKGPFFLVKALLPLLSRQASVILVGSVSAFVGHENAAVYGAAKAGLLSLSRGLTYELKDRGIRVNGLSPGPTLTDTFKSLGPERQAAVYDELRRTVPLHRIGTATELAKAAVYLASDESAYTAGTVLRVDGGIGELAY
- a CDS encoding fluoride efflux transporter FluC, with the protein product MTVTTTLLVGLSGALGAAARFVLDGLVRSRWPTTIPLATMLINISGAFLLGLLTGLWMAAEVATGWRDVLGVGFLGGYTTFSTAMVETVHLRQHHHAGLAAANLLIMIAACGFAAFLGLGFGAPARF
- a CDS encoding fluoride efflux transporter FluC, whose translation is MPARPAYLRPRLIALVMAGGAVGTLLRHGVAQLVAPVGGVPVATVVVNVAGAFALAWLLTALAGRGQESRTRRDLRLLAGTGLLGAFTTYSALAVDLDVLNLRGHPVLALGYGALTLLGGLAAAHLGVLAAGARRSPHTCMGPDDGRRR
- a CDS encoding sulfite oxidase-like oxidoreductase, with product MAVISRGFSGRGQRNDRLPPGQTLTSGFPVLSAGPTPHVSTAGWSFTLITETGAERTWSWAELLDLPQDSPHTDIHCVTGWSKFDTDWQGVSLDVLLAGVETNARFASVYCHGGYTTNLPLDDVRDGQAWIAHTFDGAPLPAEHGGPARLLVPHLYLWKSAKWVRGIRLLEHDQPGFWERAGYHNYGDPWREQRYWND
- a CDS encoding DUF6510 family protein, which produces MSPIDGNAAAGPLAAFFGRDMTAAHGVCAACDQHAPLAEALVYGPAAGTALHCRTCGNVLMTMIEAPGGIIGAMPGLVRLDTRPLGRI